The Musa acuminata AAA Group cultivar baxijiao chromosome BXJ3-6, Cavendish_Baxijiao_AAA, whole genome shotgun sequence region ACTGGCGGTGCTCGGAGGTCGGGGCGGCCGCACTGCGGGCCGGTGGCCACGCGGTCGACGCGGCCGTGGCGGCCGCGCTGTGCCTCGGGGTGGTGCACCCGGTGTCAAGCGGGATCGGTGGCGGCGCATTCATGGTGGTCCGATCGGCAGATTCCGGTGAGGCCGTGGCCATTGATTCCCGCGAGACGGCCCCCATCGCGGCGTCGAAGGTTAGGCCTCTCTCGTCTCTTGTTGTTTTCGTGTCTCATCCATTTTTGCCTTCCATCCTACGGCCAATATTAAACCCACGGATGAGTTATTGGTGCTTTTGGACGTAGCGCTTTTGTGCGTCTTACTGGTGCACTCGTCATCATCAGCTTATTATTAGTTACATTTGTTTCGTAAATTATACGGACGAGACAAAACGCATCGTAGAGGTTGGCTTTCACGCTATTACGTGTTACGGCTTCACTGGATGTAAGTGGGTAATAACGATGATGGTGGATGCAATTGGTCGGCAGCACAGGACTTGATGGAGACCCGGCCCCACCTTGGCCCACACAGACGAAGCTCACCCACCCTTTATTGGCCTCTTTGTTGTGCGGTGCGGGTGACGTCCACTTCAACTCGTGCATCGAGATGCGTGCATAGAAGATGATGAAGCTGATGGGGGgaaacttgtgaaaatgagagAAAGCAATCGTGCGTGACGTCGACTGGGCTTTCAGAGTCGTGCGGAAAAGCTGATGGTGTCAATATCGTAAAAATGACAGGACCCAACTAAGCTAAGCGGTTCCAAACATCCCGAATCTTAAAGCAAACCATGATGCATGCGATGCCTCGTAAGCAGCCCTCCCTCTTTAGATTAGTGTCACAGTAAAAACCCAGAAAATAATGTGCAATTTCCCAGTTTATATCGAGTCATACTCTTTGTGTTGCCTTTTCTATTCATGCATCTGCTGATCTCATATCCACATAGTTTAGTAAAGTCCAGTAAATTCTACATTGACATTTCATCAAACGCTGTCTCTGCATAGTTTATGTACAAATAAATGCACGGAAATCGATCACCATCTCACGGTTTGCAATTTGAACAGAACATGTACGAGAATGATCCAACATCCAAGTCCAAGGGTGCACTCTCGATGGGAATCCCAGGAGAGCTTGCAGGCCTCCACACAGCTTGGTTGAAGTACGGAAGGCTTCCCTGGAAGGATCTCTTGCGACCATCCATAACACTCGCAAGAGATGGATTCCTCGTCGTGCCTTATCTTGCAGATGCCATCAGGACAAAGGAGGAGGATGTACTTGCAGACCCTGGGTTGCGGGCGGTGCTAGCACCCGATGGGAGATTGCTGCAGACAAATGACACTTGCTACAATCCTGCACTCGCCAATGCATTGGAGGTGATATCAACCGAGGGACCGCAGGCGTTCTACGATGGGAGCATCGGTGAAAGGTTCATCGAGGATGTGAGAAATGCTGGCGGGGTTGCAACGATGGAGGATTTGAAGGAGTACAGGGTCAAGGTCACAAAAGCCATGGTAGCCAACGCCATGGGGTATACTATACTGGGTATGCCCCCACCTTCCAGTGGCACGGTGGGGATGTCTTTGGTGAGTGAGCGAGTGACACTTTTTTGCATTTGAGTTCCAAATGGCAATTTTTGATTTGGGCAGctctttgatgatgacaaatAGGTTCTCAACATTTTAGGGAGCTACAATTCATCATCAGATGGTGTGGAAGGCTTGCTCGGTCTTCACCGGCTTATCGAAGCACTAAAGCACATGTTTGGCGTGAGGATGAATCTCGGGGATCCTGATTTTGTTGACGTCGAGGAATACGTCTCCGACATGCTTTCGTCAAGTTTTGCTCAGACACTTCAACAGAAGATCGACGACAGTACCACATTTGACCCATCCTACTATCTGGcaaggtgatttttttttttttttttttggtgttaattCTTTTTCTTCGTGTTGCATCGGAGTTAA contains the following coding sequences:
- the LOC103988889 gene encoding glutathione hydrolase 3; translation: MATPDDLGSSLLGRRAASRRRIWWYAASFGALIALGIFLVVVVVGPGGHDRAEKIGRERRGMTGSPEEVESEVGVVAADDWRCSEVGAAALRAGGHAVDAAVAAALCLGVVHPVSSGIGGGAFMVVRSADSGEAVAIDSRETAPIAASKNMYENDPTSKSKGALSMGIPGELAGLHTAWLKYGRLPWKDLLRPSITLARDGFLVVPYLADAIRTKEEDVLADPGLRAVLAPDGRLLQTNDTCYNPALANALEVISTEGPQAFYDGSIGERFIEDVRNAGGVATMEDLKEYRVKVTKAMVANAMGYTILGMPPPSSGTVGMSLVLNILGSYNSSSDGVEGLLGLHRLIEALKHMFGVRMNLGDPDFVDVEEYVSDMLSSSFAQTLQQKIDDSTTFDPSYYLARWSQLRDHGTSHLCVVDSDRNAVSLTTTVNWYFGARVMSPSTGIVLNNEMDDFSTPTEATPDRLPPAPANFIEPKKRPLSSMTPIIILKDDQLAGVVGASGGVNIIPAVVQVFLNHFILRMEPLKAVQHPRVFHTLIPNEVLYENFTAIDGEHIEFANEAKLFLEQRGHVLRSLSLGAVSQLVVHNLHERVPNMQRKTDRKAKNGGAVFHGRLIAVSDPRKDGSPAAL